Within the Xiphias gladius isolate SHS-SW01 ecotype Sanya breed wild unplaced genomic scaffold, ASM1685928v1 HiC_scaffold_1183, whole genome shotgun sequence genome, the region TTAAAAGTTACCACGGTGGCAACTGTTTTATCTTTCATAATGACGATATCAAGGTAGACAGAAGAAATACAGCCTTACAGCCCTAggaatgtgtgcttgcatgtatgTGACTGGCAGACGCAGCGCCTTGCCAGATGACATTGCATTTCGTTGCAGGAAAAGTTGAACCAGATTCAACTTTTACGAATGCAGTGTTGTTTTAGACAACCAATCCCTGACATTCATAAGAACACATATTTCTGTAGTTGTGTTGTAGCTGGCTGGTGTATCTGTACCTGACATTCCATGCAGTGGTGAAGTCCGGGTTAAGCAGCAACAAAGTGCAGGTGATATCCACTAAagctgagaaacacaaaaacacaaactgttaacttctgtatttttctgtattacgggggggggggggttatttagTAAGGCGATTTTAAAAACCAGACCAGGTTTGTAAAGACAACTTAAAGTTCAAATTGGCAGGTGGTTGGCTAATGATTTGAATCATTGACAAAATAGTCTCAGGACCCAAATCACACCACTGACTTATAAATCAATCTAACACTCAGTTAGCCAGTCGGAGAATATTGTGGCTAGGTCCGTGGGTATTTAATTAATCAGATTTAAGAGTAGAGGTCAGCCAGTGTCAGCTGCAAGAAGTATAAAAATAATAGCCTTTAATAAGCAATGTCACCAGGAAACAAAATTCACTGGAATGATTTTGTTCAGGTACATGTTAAGTGAGTTCAGTTACCTTCCCTGTCGAGCCAGTGTTTGCGCTGGCGgtagagcagcagcttgttGTGCACATATGGCAGCAGGAATTTGACACACCAGCTCTCAACACCCAGCTTATTCTCCACCAACACGATGGGACTGCGGTTGTAGCGGGCTTCTGGACATGGGATCACACCAATCTCATCACTGAcggaaaaaacagagacaatgaGGGCTGAGGGCGGTACTTACCTATTTTATATGAACATGGAAGAATCGCTCTAACGACACATCATGTGGCTTCCCTTAAGGTATCAAGTAGAGCCCAATCAATAAATATCAGCCAATATTATttataaacatacata harbors:
- the LOC120787160 gene encoding protein prenyltransferase alpha subunit repeat-containing protein 1-like; translation: DEIGVIPCPEARYNRSPIVLVENKLGVESWCVKFLLPYVHNKLLLYRQRKHWLDREALVDITCTLLLLNPDFTTAWNVRKELLLCGALNPEKDLYLGKLALTKFPKSPETWIHRKCGEKERDGG